In one Electrophorus electricus isolate fEleEle1 chromosome 21, fEleEle1.pri, whole genome shotgun sequence genomic region, the following are encoded:
- the brsk2b gene encoding serine/threonine-protein kinase BRSK2 isoform X2 produces the protein MSSSSKDNSAQHANYVGPYRLEKTLGKGQTGLVKLGVHCVTCQKVAIKIVNREKLSESVLMKVEREIAILKLIEHPHVLKLHDVYENKKYLYLVLEHVSGGELFDYLVKKGRLTPKEARKFFRQIISALDFCHSHSICHRDLKPENLLLDEKNNIRIADFGMASLQVGDSLLETSCGSPHYACPEVIRGEKYDGRKADVWSCGVILFALLVGALPFDDDNLRNLLEKVKLGVFHMPHFIPPDCQNLLRGMIEVDAAKRLTLEQIQKHTWYIGGKNEPEPEQPVLRKVAIRTLPSAEDIDPDVLESMHSLGCFRDKNKLMKDLLSDDDNQEKMIYFLLLDRKERYPSHEDQNLPPRNEIDPPRKRVDSPLLTRHNKRRPERKSMEVLSVTEGGSPVPVRRAIDMNQHGQRSRSISGASSGLSTSPLSSPRPVRRFFVPPQSSELTQSPNNSPTHSPVTRLNGTGLNSPNAFQPKMGALQAFTGKTQTLPAKSKVTDKPLQTTRSNPFPNTMPSPSAAKSEPSTPSTPLAPTITNSPKVRRPPLTVPPKLSVPLSQVSPLSPIRLHHLHPLAGTDHSIPTVQVTPHPSPRGSPLPTPKGTPVHTPKESPAGTPSPTPPPSPSIGGMPWRTRLNSIKNSFLGSPRFHRRKLQVPTQEEMSSLTPESSPELAKKSWFGNFINLEKEEQIFVVIQDKPLSSIKADIVQAFLSIPSLSHSVVSQTSFRAEYKSTAGPAVFQKPVKFQVDITYTESTSATKDNGIYSVTFTLLSGPSRRFKRVVETIQAQLLSSHEQPAVQQLSGSPLSSLFDVIKQLFSDEKNAQVSHPSGTPKHGANSKKHEAESNASKCPLGKAKVASSAGTQEQA, from the exons gTCGAGAGGGAAATAGCCATTTTGAAGCTCATAGAACATCCTCATGTATTAAAGTTGCATGATGTCtatgaaaataagaaatattt ATATCTAGTCTTAGAGCATGTGTCAGGTGGTGAGCTCTTTGACTACCTGGTAAAGAAGGGCAGGTTAACACCTAAAGAAGCCAGGAAGTTCTTCAGGCAAATCATCTCAGCACTGGACTTCTGCCACAGTCACTCAATATG cCACAGAGACTTGAAGCCAGAGAACTTGCTGCTGGACGAGAAGAACAATATCCGGATAGCGGACTTTGGAATGGCTTCTCTGCAGGTTGGAGACAGTCTCTTGGAAACCAGCTGCGG gtCTCCGCACTACGCGTGCCCAGAGGTGATTAGG GGAGAGAAGTATGATGGCCGGAAAGCAGATGTTTGGAGTTGTGGTGTTATTCTCTTTGCACTTTTAGTG ggtgCCCTGCCGTTCGATGATGACAACCTGAGGAACCTGCTGGAGAAGGTGAAGCTGGGTGTGTTCCACATGCCTCACTTCATCCCCCCGGACTGCCAGAACCTACTGAGGGGCATGATTGAGGTGGATGCAGCCAAGCGACTCACG TTAGAACAGATACAGAAGCACACATGGTACAT TGGGGGCAAAAACGAGCCTGAGCCGGAGCAGCCAGTCCTGAGGAAGGTGGCGATCCGGACGCTGCCCTCTGCCGAGGACATTGACCCGGACGTGCTGGAGAGCATGCACTCGCTCGGCTGCTTCCGGGACAAGAacaagctgatgaaggacctgcTGTCAGATGA TGACAACCAGGAGAAGATGATATATTTCCTCCTCCTGGACCGTAAGGAGAGGTACCCAAGCCACGAAGACCAAAACTTGCCCCCTCGCAACGAGATCG ACCCCCCCAGGAAAAGGGTGGACTCTCCTCTGTTGACCAGGCACAACAAGCGGAGGCCGGAGCGCAAGTCCATGGAGGTGCTGAGCGTGACCGAGGGCGGCTCACCGGTGCCCGTGCGACGAGCCATCGACATGAATCAGCATGGGCAGAG GTCACGGTCCATCAGTGGAGCTTCCTCTGGCCTGTCTACCAGTCCTCTCAGCAGCCCACGG CCTGTGCGGCGCTTTTTTGTTCCCCCACAATCCTCGGAGCTCACGCAGTCGCCCAACAACAGCCCCACTCACTCACCCGTCACCCGCCTTAACGGAACAGGCCTCAACTCCCCTAATGCCTTCCAGCCAAAGATGGGAGCCCTGCAGGCCTTCACTGGCAAAACTCAGACCCTCCCTGCCAAGTCCAAAGTCACAGACAAGCCTCTGCAGACCACCAGGTCCAACCCGTTCCCAAACACAATGCCTTCGCCTTCAGCAGCCAAATCCGAGccctccacaccctccacacCTCTGGCCCCAACCATCACCAACAGCCCAAAGGTGCGCAGGCCGCCCCTGACCGTGCCCCCTAAGCTCTCTGTGCCACTCTCTCAGGTTTCGCCCCTCTCGCCCATCCGGCTACACCACCTGCACCCGCTGGCCGGGACTGACCACAGTATCCCCACTGTACAggtaaccccccacccctctcccaGGGGAAGCCCCCTCCCGACCCCCAAAGGGACGCCTGTGCACACACCCAAGGAGAGCCCTGCAGGCACACCCAGCCCCACGCCGCCGCCCAGCCCCTCTATCGGGGGTATGCCCTGGAGGACACGTCTCAATTCCATCAAAAACAGCTTCCTCGGCTCACCACGATTCCACCGCAGGAAACTGCAAG TACCCACACAAGAGGAAATGTCCAGCCTAACACCGGAGTCTTCCCCCGA ACTTGCCAAAAAATCTTGGTTTGGTAATTTCATTAAtctggagaaagaggagcagaTTTTTGTTGTGATCCAGGATAAACCTCTGAGCTCGATCAAAGCGGATATAGTCCAAGCCTTTCTCTCA ATCCCCAGCCTGAGCCACAGTGTGGTGTCTCAGACGAGTTTCCGGGCAGAGTACAAGTCTACAGCAGGCCCTGCTGTCTTCCAGAAGCCTGTCAAATTCCAGGTGGACATCACCTACACGGAGAGCACATCAGCCACCAAGGACAACGGCATTTACTCTGTCACCTTCACCCTGCTCTCAG GTCCCAGCCGACGTTTCAAACGAGTGGTGGAGACGATTCAGGCTCAGTTGTTAAGCTCACATGAGCAGCCTGCCGTTCAGCAGCTGTCTG GCAGTCCGTTGAGTAGCCTCTTTGACGTAATTAAACAGCTCTTTTCAGACGAGAAGAACGCGCAGGTGTCACACCCGTCTGGCACACCCAAGCACGGTGCCAACAGCAAGAAACACGAGGCCGAATCCAATGCCTCCAAATGCCCACTGGGCAAGGCCAAGGTGGCTTCATCAGCTGGGACACAGGAGCAAGCTTAA
- the brsk2b gene encoding serine/threonine-protein kinase BRSK2 isoform X1 encodes MSSSSKDNSAQHANYVGPYRLEKTLGKGQTGLVKLGVHCVTCQKVAIKIVNREKLSESVLMKVEREIAILKLIEHPHVLKLHDVYENKKYLYLVLEHVSGGELFDYLVKKGRLTPKEARKFFRQIISALDFCHSHSICHRDLKPENLLLDEKNNIRIADFGMASLQVGDSLLETSCGSPHYACPEVIRGEKYDGRKADVWSCGVILFALLVGALPFDDDNLRNLLEKVKLGVFHMPHFIPPDCQNLLRGMIEVDAAKRLTLEQIQKHTWYIGGKNEPEPEQPVLRKVAIRTLPSAEDIDPDVLESMHSLGCFRDKNKLMKDLLSDDDNQEKMIYFLLLDRKERYPSHEDQNLPPRNEIDPPRKRVDSPLLTRHNKRRPERKSMEVLSVTEGGSPVPVRRAIDMNQHGQSKSVFSKSLDISDANPKVQSKEERSRSISGASSGLSTSPLSSPRPVRRFFVPPQSSELTQSPNNSPTHSPVTRLNGTGLNSPNAFQPKMGALQAFTGKTQTLPAKSKVTDKPLQTTRSNPFPNTMPSPSAAKSEPSTPSTPLAPTITNSPKVRRPPLTVPPKLSVPLSQVSPLSPIRLHHLHPLAGTDHSIPTVQVTPHPSPRGSPLPTPKGTPVHTPKESPAGTPSPTPPPSPSIGGMPWRTRLNSIKNSFLGSPRFHRRKLQVPTQEEMSSLTPESSPELAKKSWFGNFINLEKEEQIFVVIQDKPLSSIKADIVQAFLSIPSLSHSVVSQTSFRAEYKSTAGPAVFQKPVKFQVDITYTESTSATKDNGIYSVTFTLLSGPSRRFKRVVETIQAQLLSSHEQPAVQQLSGSPLSSLFDVIKQLFSDEKNAQVSHPSGTPKHGANSKKHEAESNASKCPLGKAKVASSAGTQEQA; translated from the exons gTCGAGAGGGAAATAGCCATTTTGAAGCTCATAGAACATCCTCATGTATTAAAGTTGCATGATGTCtatgaaaataagaaatattt ATATCTAGTCTTAGAGCATGTGTCAGGTGGTGAGCTCTTTGACTACCTGGTAAAGAAGGGCAGGTTAACACCTAAAGAAGCCAGGAAGTTCTTCAGGCAAATCATCTCAGCACTGGACTTCTGCCACAGTCACTCAATATG cCACAGAGACTTGAAGCCAGAGAACTTGCTGCTGGACGAGAAGAACAATATCCGGATAGCGGACTTTGGAATGGCTTCTCTGCAGGTTGGAGACAGTCTCTTGGAAACCAGCTGCGG gtCTCCGCACTACGCGTGCCCAGAGGTGATTAGG GGAGAGAAGTATGATGGCCGGAAAGCAGATGTTTGGAGTTGTGGTGTTATTCTCTTTGCACTTTTAGTG ggtgCCCTGCCGTTCGATGATGACAACCTGAGGAACCTGCTGGAGAAGGTGAAGCTGGGTGTGTTCCACATGCCTCACTTCATCCCCCCGGACTGCCAGAACCTACTGAGGGGCATGATTGAGGTGGATGCAGCCAAGCGACTCACG TTAGAACAGATACAGAAGCACACATGGTACAT TGGGGGCAAAAACGAGCCTGAGCCGGAGCAGCCAGTCCTGAGGAAGGTGGCGATCCGGACGCTGCCCTCTGCCGAGGACATTGACCCGGACGTGCTGGAGAGCATGCACTCGCTCGGCTGCTTCCGGGACAAGAacaagctgatgaaggacctgcTGTCAGATGA TGACAACCAGGAGAAGATGATATATTTCCTCCTCCTGGACCGTAAGGAGAGGTACCCAAGCCACGAAGACCAAAACTTGCCCCCTCGCAACGAGATCG ACCCCCCCAGGAAAAGGGTGGACTCTCCTCTGTTGACCAGGCACAACAAGCGGAGGCCGGAGCGCAAGTCCATGGAGGTGCTGAGCGTGACCGAGGGCGGCTCACCGGTGCCCGTGCGACGAGCCATCGACATGAATCAGCATGGGCAGAG TAAATCTGTTTTCAGTAAAAGCCTGGATATTTCAGATGCCAACCCCAAAGTACAAAGCAAAGAAGAAAG GTCACGGTCCATCAGTGGAGCTTCCTCTGGCCTGTCTACCAGTCCTCTCAGCAGCCCACGG CCTGTGCGGCGCTTTTTTGTTCCCCCACAATCCTCGGAGCTCACGCAGTCGCCCAACAACAGCCCCACTCACTCACCCGTCACCCGCCTTAACGGAACAGGCCTCAACTCCCCTAATGCCTTCCAGCCAAAGATGGGAGCCCTGCAGGCCTTCACTGGCAAAACTCAGACCCTCCCTGCCAAGTCCAAAGTCACAGACAAGCCTCTGCAGACCACCAGGTCCAACCCGTTCCCAAACACAATGCCTTCGCCTTCAGCAGCCAAATCCGAGccctccacaccctccacacCTCTGGCCCCAACCATCACCAACAGCCCAAAGGTGCGCAGGCCGCCCCTGACCGTGCCCCCTAAGCTCTCTGTGCCACTCTCTCAGGTTTCGCCCCTCTCGCCCATCCGGCTACACCACCTGCACCCGCTGGCCGGGACTGACCACAGTATCCCCACTGTACAggtaaccccccacccctctcccaGGGGAAGCCCCCTCCCGACCCCCAAAGGGACGCCTGTGCACACACCCAAGGAGAGCCCTGCAGGCACACCCAGCCCCACGCCGCCGCCCAGCCCCTCTATCGGGGGTATGCCCTGGAGGACACGTCTCAATTCCATCAAAAACAGCTTCCTCGGCTCACCACGATTCCACCGCAGGAAACTGCAAG TACCCACACAAGAGGAAATGTCCAGCCTAACACCGGAGTCTTCCCCCGA ACTTGCCAAAAAATCTTGGTTTGGTAATTTCATTAAtctggagaaagaggagcagaTTTTTGTTGTGATCCAGGATAAACCTCTGAGCTCGATCAAAGCGGATATAGTCCAAGCCTTTCTCTCA ATCCCCAGCCTGAGCCACAGTGTGGTGTCTCAGACGAGTTTCCGGGCAGAGTACAAGTCTACAGCAGGCCCTGCTGTCTTCCAGAAGCCTGTCAAATTCCAGGTGGACATCACCTACACGGAGAGCACATCAGCCACCAAGGACAACGGCATTTACTCTGTCACCTTCACCCTGCTCTCAG GTCCCAGCCGACGTTTCAAACGAGTGGTGGAGACGATTCAGGCTCAGTTGTTAAGCTCACATGAGCAGCCTGCCGTTCAGCAGCTGTCTG GCAGTCCGTTGAGTAGCCTCTTTGACGTAATTAAACAGCTCTTTTCAGACGAGAAGAACGCGCAGGTGTCACACCCGTCTGGCACACCCAAGCACGGTGCCAACAGCAAGAAACACGAGGCCGAATCCAATGCCTCCAAATGCCCACTGGGCAAGGCCAAGGTGGCTTCATCAGCTGGGACACAGGAGCAAGCTTAA
- the brsk2b gene encoding serine/threonine-protein kinase BRSK2 isoform X3 yields the protein MSSSSKDNSAQHANYVGPYRLEKTLGKGQTGLVKLGVHCVTCQKVAIKIVNREKLSESVLMKVEREIAILKLIEHPHVLKLHDVYENKKYLYLVLEHVSGGELFDYLVKKGRLTPKEARKFFRQIISALDFCHSHSICHRDLKPENLLLDEKNNIRIADFGMASLQVGDSLLETSCGSPHYACPEVIRGEKYDGRKADVWSCGVILFALLVGALPFDDDNLRNLLEKVKLGVFHMPHFIPPDCQNLLRGMIEVDAAKRLTLEQIQKHTWYIGGKNEPEPEQPVLRKVAIRTLPSAEDIDPDVLESMHSLGCFRDKNKLMKDLLSDDDNQEKMIYFLLLDRKERYPSHEDQNLPPRNEIDPPRKRVDSPLLTRHNKRRPERKSMEVLSVTEGGSPVPVRRAIDMNQHGQSKSVFSKSLDISDANPKVQSKEERSRSISGASSGLSTSPLSSPRPVRRFFVPPQSSELTQSPNNSPTHSPVTRLNGTGLNSPNAFQPKMGALQAFTGKTQTLPAKSKVTDKPLQTTRSNPFPNTMPSPSAAKSEPSTPSTPLAPTITNSPKVRRPPLTVPPKLSVPLSQVSPLSPIRLHHLHPLAGTDHSIPTVQVTPHPSPRGSPLPTPKGTPVHTPKESPAGTPSPTPPPSPSIGGMPWRTRLNSIKNSFLGSPRFHRRKLQVPTQEEMSSLTPESSPELAKKSWFGNFINLEKEEQIFVVIQDKPLSSIKADIVQAFLSIPSLSHSVVSQTSFRAEYKSTAGPAVFQKPVKFQVDITYTESTSATKDNGIYSVTFTLLSGPSRRFKRVVETIQAQLLSSHEQPAVQQLSGIIQKTC from the exons gTCGAGAGGGAAATAGCCATTTTGAAGCTCATAGAACATCCTCATGTATTAAAGTTGCATGATGTCtatgaaaataagaaatattt ATATCTAGTCTTAGAGCATGTGTCAGGTGGTGAGCTCTTTGACTACCTGGTAAAGAAGGGCAGGTTAACACCTAAAGAAGCCAGGAAGTTCTTCAGGCAAATCATCTCAGCACTGGACTTCTGCCACAGTCACTCAATATG cCACAGAGACTTGAAGCCAGAGAACTTGCTGCTGGACGAGAAGAACAATATCCGGATAGCGGACTTTGGAATGGCTTCTCTGCAGGTTGGAGACAGTCTCTTGGAAACCAGCTGCGG gtCTCCGCACTACGCGTGCCCAGAGGTGATTAGG GGAGAGAAGTATGATGGCCGGAAAGCAGATGTTTGGAGTTGTGGTGTTATTCTCTTTGCACTTTTAGTG ggtgCCCTGCCGTTCGATGATGACAACCTGAGGAACCTGCTGGAGAAGGTGAAGCTGGGTGTGTTCCACATGCCTCACTTCATCCCCCCGGACTGCCAGAACCTACTGAGGGGCATGATTGAGGTGGATGCAGCCAAGCGACTCACG TTAGAACAGATACAGAAGCACACATGGTACAT TGGGGGCAAAAACGAGCCTGAGCCGGAGCAGCCAGTCCTGAGGAAGGTGGCGATCCGGACGCTGCCCTCTGCCGAGGACATTGACCCGGACGTGCTGGAGAGCATGCACTCGCTCGGCTGCTTCCGGGACAAGAacaagctgatgaaggacctgcTGTCAGATGA TGACAACCAGGAGAAGATGATATATTTCCTCCTCCTGGACCGTAAGGAGAGGTACCCAAGCCACGAAGACCAAAACTTGCCCCCTCGCAACGAGATCG ACCCCCCCAGGAAAAGGGTGGACTCTCCTCTGTTGACCAGGCACAACAAGCGGAGGCCGGAGCGCAAGTCCATGGAGGTGCTGAGCGTGACCGAGGGCGGCTCACCGGTGCCCGTGCGACGAGCCATCGACATGAATCAGCATGGGCAGAG TAAATCTGTTTTCAGTAAAAGCCTGGATATTTCAGATGCCAACCCCAAAGTACAAAGCAAAGAAGAAAG GTCACGGTCCATCAGTGGAGCTTCCTCTGGCCTGTCTACCAGTCCTCTCAGCAGCCCACGG CCTGTGCGGCGCTTTTTTGTTCCCCCACAATCCTCGGAGCTCACGCAGTCGCCCAACAACAGCCCCACTCACTCACCCGTCACCCGCCTTAACGGAACAGGCCTCAACTCCCCTAATGCCTTCCAGCCAAAGATGGGAGCCCTGCAGGCCTTCACTGGCAAAACTCAGACCCTCCCTGCCAAGTCCAAAGTCACAGACAAGCCTCTGCAGACCACCAGGTCCAACCCGTTCCCAAACACAATGCCTTCGCCTTCAGCAGCCAAATCCGAGccctccacaccctccacacCTCTGGCCCCAACCATCACCAACAGCCCAAAGGTGCGCAGGCCGCCCCTGACCGTGCCCCCTAAGCTCTCTGTGCCACTCTCTCAGGTTTCGCCCCTCTCGCCCATCCGGCTACACCACCTGCACCCGCTGGCCGGGACTGACCACAGTATCCCCACTGTACAggtaaccccccacccctctcccaGGGGAAGCCCCCTCCCGACCCCCAAAGGGACGCCTGTGCACACACCCAAGGAGAGCCCTGCAGGCACACCCAGCCCCACGCCGCCGCCCAGCCCCTCTATCGGGGGTATGCCCTGGAGGACACGTCTCAATTCCATCAAAAACAGCTTCCTCGGCTCACCACGATTCCACCGCAGGAAACTGCAAG TACCCACACAAGAGGAAATGTCCAGCCTAACACCGGAGTCTTCCCCCGA ACTTGCCAAAAAATCTTGGTTTGGTAATTTCATTAAtctggagaaagaggagcagaTTTTTGTTGTGATCCAGGATAAACCTCTGAGCTCGATCAAAGCGGATATAGTCCAAGCCTTTCTCTCA ATCCCCAGCCTGAGCCACAGTGTGGTGTCTCAGACGAGTTTCCGGGCAGAGTACAAGTCTACAGCAGGCCCTGCTGTCTTCCAGAAGCCTGTCAAATTCCAGGTGGACATCACCTACACGGAGAGCACATCAGCCACCAAGGACAACGGCATTTACTCTGTCACCTTCACCCTGCTCTCAG GTCCCAGCCGACGTTTCAAACGAGTGGTGGAGACGATTCAGGCTCAGTTGTTAAGCTCACATGAGCAGCCTGCCGTTCAGCAGCTGTCTG GGATTATCCAGAAAACGTGTTAG
- the brsk2b gene encoding serine/threonine-protein kinase BRSK2 isoform X4 encodes MSSSSKDNSAQHANYVGPYRLEKTLGKGQTGLVKLGVHCVTCQKVAIKIVNREKLSESVLMKVEREIAILKLIEHPHVLKLHDVYENKKYLYLVLEHVSGGELFDYLVKKGRLTPKEARKFFRQIISALDFCHSHSICHRDLKPENLLLDEKNNIRIADFGMASLQVGDSLLETSCGSPHYACPEVIRGEKYDGRKADVWSCGVILFALLVGALPFDDDNLRNLLEKVKLGVFHMPHFIPPDCQNLLRGMIEVDAAKRLTLEQIQKHTWYIGGKNEPEPEQPVLRKVAIRTLPSAEDIDPDVLESMHSLGCFRDKNKLMKDLLSDDDNQEKMIYFLLLDRKERYPSHEDQNLPPRNEIDPPRKRVDSPLLTRHNKRRPERKSMEVLSVTEGGSPVPVRRAIDMNQHGQSKSVFSKSLDISDANPKVQSKEERSRSISGASSGLSTSPLSSPRVTPHPSPRGSPLPTPKGTPVHTPKESPAGTPSPTPPPSPSIGGMPWRTRLNSIKNSFLGSPRFHRRKLQVPTQEEMSSLTPESSPELAKKSWFGNFINLEKEEQIFVVIQDKPLSSIKADIVQAFLSIPSLSHSVVSQTSFRAEYKSTAGPAVFQKPVKFQVDITYTESTSATKDNGIYSVTFTLLSGPSRRFKRVVETIQAQLLSSHEQPAVQQLSGSPLSSLFDVIKQLFSDEKNAQVSHPSGTPKHGANSKKHEAESNASKCPLGKAKVASSAGTQEQA; translated from the exons gTCGAGAGGGAAATAGCCATTTTGAAGCTCATAGAACATCCTCATGTATTAAAGTTGCATGATGTCtatgaaaataagaaatattt ATATCTAGTCTTAGAGCATGTGTCAGGTGGTGAGCTCTTTGACTACCTGGTAAAGAAGGGCAGGTTAACACCTAAAGAAGCCAGGAAGTTCTTCAGGCAAATCATCTCAGCACTGGACTTCTGCCACAGTCACTCAATATG cCACAGAGACTTGAAGCCAGAGAACTTGCTGCTGGACGAGAAGAACAATATCCGGATAGCGGACTTTGGAATGGCTTCTCTGCAGGTTGGAGACAGTCTCTTGGAAACCAGCTGCGG gtCTCCGCACTACGCGTGCCCAGAGGTGATTAGG GGAGAGAAGTATGATGGCCGGAAAGCAGATGTTTGGAGTTGTGGTGTTATTCTCTTTGCACTTTTAGTG ggtgCCCTGCCGTTCGATGATGACAACCTGAGGAACCTGCTGGAGAAGGTGAAGCTGGGTGTGTTCCACATGCCTCACTTCATCCCCCCGGACTGCCAGAACCTACTGAGGGGCATGATTGAGGTGGATGCAGCCAAGCGACTCACG TTAGAACAGATACAGAAGCACACATGGTACAT TGGGGGCAAAAACGAGCCTGAGCCGGAGCAGCCAGTCCTGAGGAAGGTGGCGATCCGGACGCTGCCCTCTGCCGAGGACATTGACCCGGACGTGCTGGAGAGCATGCACTCGCTCGGCTGCTTCCGGGACAAGAacaagctgatgaaggacctgcTGTCAGATGA TGACAACCAGGAGAAGATGATATATTTCCTCCTCCTGGACCGTAAGGAGAGGTACCCAAGCCACGAAGACCAAAACTTGCCCCCTCGCAACGAGATCG ACCCCCCCAGGAAAAGGGTGGACTCTCCTCTGTTGACCAGGCACAACAAGCGGAGGCCGGAGCGCAAGTCCATGGAGGTGCTGAGCGTGACCGAGGGCGGCTCACCGGTGCCCGTGCGACGAGCCATCGACATGAATCAGCATGGGCAGAG TAAATCTGTTTTCAGTAAAAGCCTGGATATTTCAGATGCCAACCCCAAAGTACAAAGCAAAGAAGAAAG GTCACGGTCCATCAGTGGAGCTTCCTCTGGCCTGTCTACCAGTCCTCTCAGCAGCCCACGG gtaaccccccacccctctcccaGGGGAAGCCCCCTCCCGACCCCCAAAGGGACGCCTGTGCACACACCCAAGGAGAGCCCTGCAGGCACACCCAGCCCCACGCCGCCGCCCAGCCCCTCTATCGGGGGTATGCCCTGGAGGACACGTCTCAATTCCATCAAAAACAGCTTCCTCGGCTCACCACGATTCCACCGCAGGAAACTGCAAG TACCCACACAAGAGGAAATGTCCAGCCTAACACCGGAGTCTTCCCCCGA ACTTGCCAAAAAATCTTGGTTTGGTAATTTCATTAAtctggagaaagaggagcagaTTTTTGTTGTGATCCAGGATAAACCTCTGAGCTCGATCAAAGCGGATATAGTCCAAGCCTTTCTCTCA ATCCCCAGCCTGAGCCACAGTGTGGTGTCTCAGACGAGTTTCCGGGCAGAGTACAAGTCTACAGCAGGCCCTGCTGTCTTCCAGAAGCCTGTCAAATTCCAGGTGGACATCACCTACACGGAGAGCACATCAGCCACCAAGGACAACGGCATTTACTCTGTCACCTTCACCCTGCTCTCAG GTCCCAGCCGACGTTTCAAACGAGTGGTGGAGACGATTCAGGCTCAGTTGTTAAGCTCACATGAGCAGCCTGCCGTTCAGCAGCTGTCTG GCAGTCCGTTGAGTAGCCTCTTTGACGTAATTAAACAGCTCTTTTCAGACGAGAAGAACGCGCAGGTGTCACACCCGTCTGGCACACCCAAGCACGGTGCCAACAGCAAGAAACACGAGGCCGAATCCAATGCCTCCAAATGCCCACTGGGCAAGGCCAAGGTGGCTTCATCAGCTGGGACACAGGAGCAAGCTTAA